Proteins encoded by one window of Chryseobacterium foetidum:
- a CDS encoding type III pantothenate kinase, with translation MNSIVINVGNSNIRFGLFNGDNCEISWVINTKPYRTADELHGQMLILYQTYKVDPEKIGKIIIGSVVPQLTREISSAIRKIHGIMPIMVDRNTPSAVVAKSKQMGTDIYANLVAAHNMYPDRKKIVLDFGTALTASCVAENGECLGVIIAPGIVTALNSLISQTAQLPEIELVKPKSVLGLDTVSCMQSGMVYGFLGMVEGFIDRINDEVNDDCFVIATGGVSHVYKPLTDKIHLADRLHTLKGLYFLGKDI, from the coding sequence ATGAATTCAATCGTAATCAACGTTGGCAACAGCAATATCAGATTCGGACTTTTTAATGGTGACAACTGCGAAATTTCCTGGGTCATTAATACAAAACCTTACCGTACAGCCGACGAGCTTCACGGTCAGATGCTGATTCTTTATCAAACCTATAAAGTTGATCCTGAAAAAATCGGGAAAATCATCATCGGTTCTGTAGTCCCGCAGCTGACGAGGGAGATTAGCTCAGCAATAAGAAAAATCCATGGAATCATGCCCATCATGGTCGATCGAAATACACCTTCAGCGGTTGTTGCGAAGTCAAAACAAATGGGAACTGATATTTATGCCAATCTTGTGGCGGCTCACAACATGTATCCGGACAGAAAAAAAATCGTTCTTGATTTTGGAACTGCCCTTACGGCAAGCTGCGTCGCTGAAAATGGCGAATGTCTGGGTGTTATCATTGCTCCGGGCATTGTGACGGCTTTGAATTCACTGATCAGTCAGACCGCCCAACTTCCGGAAATTGAACTGGTAAAACCGAAATCTGTTTTGGGATTAGACACTGTTTCCTGCATGCAAAGCGGGATGGTCTACGGTTTTTTAGGAATGGTGGAAGGTTTCATCGACCGAATTAATGATGAAGTCAACGACGACTGTTTCGTTATCGCCACTGGTGGCGTTTCCCACGTTTACAAACCGTTGACGGACAAAATACATCTGGCAGATCGGCTTCATACTTTGAAGGGATTGTATTTTTTAGGGAAAGATATTTAA
- a CDS encoding nucleoside deaminase, producing the protein MFTDEYFMKMAFQEAQLALEKDEVPIGCVIVSNDRIIARAHNLTETLNDVTAHAEMQAITSAANFLGGKYLINCTLYVTMEPCVMCSGALSWSQISKVVIGARDEQRGFINKNLSLHPKTEIVSGIMENECSAIVKEFFRSKR; encoded by the coding sequence ATGTTTACAGACGAATATTTTATGAAAATGGCTTTTCAGGAAGCTCAACTCGCATTGGAAAAGGATGAAGTTCCCATTGGCTGCGTCATTGTTTCAAACGACAGAATTATTGCGAGAGCTCATAATTTAACTGAAACCTTAAACGATGTTACCGCTCACGCAGAAATGCAGGCCATCACCTCAGCCGCCAATTTTTTAGGTGGAAAATACCTCATCAACTGTACACTGTACGTTACGATGGAACCTTGTGTCATGTGTTCAGGAGCATTGAGCTGGTCACAGATTTCAAAAGTTGTGATCGGTGCCAGAGATGAGCAGCGCGGATTCATCAACAAAAACCTCAGTCTTCATCCCAAAACAGAGATCGTCTCCGGAATTATGGAAAATGAATGCTCAGCGATTGTAAAAGAGTTTTTTAGATCGAAAAGATAA
- a CDS encoding DUF3575 domain-containing protein has product MKKLFTILTVLFTAINLFAQDLNSTQESASERKNDIVVDPILLIAVPMINVSYERILNKDMGVGLNAMITLDDNVDNFTQFSPYFRYYMGGKYAQGFFFEGFIPVTTDSYSSYDYYSNGNFNYRDEKLTTVGIGFGVGGKWVIKERLVIEASGGIARRFGTDRNNYSEPVTGKIMGGIGYRF; this is encoded by the coding sequence ATGAAAAAACTCTTTACAATTTTAACGGTTTTATTTACAGCAATAAACCTTTTTGCACAGGATCTAAACTCCACTCAGGAATCCGCCTCAGAAAGAAAAAACGACATCGTCGTGGATCCTATTCTTCTTATTGCAGTACCGATGATCAACGTGTCTTATGAGAGAATTCTCAATAAAGACATGGGTGTGGGTTTGAATGCCATGATAACATTAGATGATAATGTAGATAATTTTACGCAATTCTCTCCTTATTTTAGATATTATATGGGGGGAAAATATGCCCAAGGATTCTTTTTCGAGGGTTTTATCCCTGTTACAACTGATAGCTATAGTTCATATGATTATTATAGCAATGGAAATTTTAATTATAGAGATGAGAAGCTAACAACAGTTGGTATTGGTTTTGGCGTTGGTGGAAAATGGGTAATTAAAGAAAGATTAGTCATCGAAGCAAGTGGCGGAATCGCCAGAAGATTTGGAACAGATAGAAATAATTATTCTGAGCCTGTTACCGGAAAAATCATGGGTGGCATTGGTTACAGATTTTAA
- a CDS encoding GLPGLI family protein, with the protein MKKIFFLTTCFAALSFNAQVNRFVYQVTMKSDAENKNDVKTENAYLDISKEKSQFYSENRIKRDSVMQAMFQSGGARNFNREQMEGLRTNIDYSIEKDKSTQKVTYKNRIGRDVYSYEEERPISWKMLSETTKIGDYKVQKAETDFAGRKWTAWFTTDLPYQDGPYKFAGLPGLIVKIEDDKAEYSFDLMRNYKVADFPETNRFGNTMKVKRSDYNKQLEKFRKDPQAFMSAQNTGGGGGIRIGAPSPPMSRGGGNQNSAEMRKRREERMKEEMKRNSNPIELN; encoded by the coding sequence ATGAAAAAAATTTTCTTCCTGACGACCTGTTTCGCAGCATTGAGTTTCAACGCACAGGTAAACCGTTTTGTGTATCAGGTTACCATGAAATCTGACGCTGAAAATAAAAACGATGTTAAAACTGAGAATGCCTATCTGGACATTTCCAAAGAGAAATCTCAGTTTTATTCTGAAAACCGTATCAAAAGAGATTCTGTAATGCAGGCGATGTTTCAGAGTGGCGGTGCTAGAAATTTCAACCGTGAACAGATGGAAGGTTTGAGAACCAACATTGATTATTCTATTGAAAAAGATAAATCTACACAGAAAGTTACTTATAAAAACAGAATCGGAAGAGATGTTTACTCTTATGAAGAAGAGCGGCCAATCAGCTGGAAAATGCTTTCTGAAACTACGAAAATCGGTGATTACAAAGTGCAGAAAGCTGAAACAGATTTTGCAGGACGAAAATGGACTGCATGGTTCACCACTGATCTTCCCTATCAGGACGGACCTTACAAATTTGCAGGTCTACCCGGATTAATTGTAAAAATTGAGGATGACAAAGCAGAATATTCATTTGATTTAATGAGAAACTATAAAGTTGCAGATTTTCCTGAAACCAACCGTTTCGGAAATACGATGAAGGTAAAAAGAAGCGATTACAACAAACAGCTGGAAAAGTTCAGAAAAGATCCGCAAGCTTTCATGAGTGCTCAAAACACTGGTGGCGGTGGCGGAATAAGAATTGGCGCACCAAGTCCACCCATGAGTCGTGGCGGCGGAAATCAGAATTCTGCTGAGATGAGAAAAAGAAGAGAGGAAAGAATGAAAGAGGAAATGAAACGCAACAGCAATCCGATAGAATTAAATTAA
- a CDS encoding HesB/IscA family protein: MIKVSDQAKVKAVQLMTEDGFDPAEDYIRVGVKSGGCSGLEYVLGFDNKKGETDQIFEDNGIKIVVEKKAILYLAGTVLEYSGGLNGKGFIFNNPNASRTCGCGESFSL; this comes from the coding sequence ATGATAAAAGTAAGCGATCAGGCAAAGGTAAAAGCAGTTCAGCTGATGACAGAAGACGGCTTTGATCCTGCTGAAGATTATATAAGAGTTGGAGTGAAGAGCGGTGGTTGTTCAGGTTTAGAGTATGTGCTGGGTTTCGACAATAAAAAAGGAGAAACTGATCAGATTTTCGAAGATAACGGGATTAAAATCGTTGTTGAGAAAAAAGCAATACTTTATCTGGCAGGAACTGTTTTGGAATACTCCGGGGGTTTGAACGGGAAGGGATTTATTTTTAATAATCCAAATGCATCCAGAACCTGTGGTTGTGGAGAGAGTTTTTCTCTTTAA
- the sufB gene encoding Fe-S cluster assembly protein SufB produces MSKYTEDDLRVDLENKKYEFGWETILDYEDFPTGLNEDIVRAISAKKEEPEWMTEWRLESFRIWLKMVEPEWANIKYEKPDFQAIKYYAAPKAKPELASLDEVDPELLATFAKLGINIEEQKRLSNVAVDIVIDSISVKTTFQDTLAEKGIIFCSISEAIKHHPDLVRKYLGKVVPRGDNFYAALNSAVFSDGSFCYIPKGVRCPMELSTYFRINQAGTGQFERTLVIADEGSYVSYLEGCTAPSRDENQLHAAVVELIAMDNAEIKYSTVQNWYPGNEEGKGGVFNFVTKRGLCEYKAKISWTQVETGSAVTWKYPSCILKGDGSIGEFYSIAVTNNHQYADTGTKMIHIGKNTKSTIISKGISAGKSQNSYRGQVKVMPSAKGARNFSQCDSLLMGNECGAHTFPYIEIKDPTAQLEHEATTSKIGEDQIFYCNQRGIDTERAIALIVNGFSKEVLNKLPMEFAIEAQKLLEISLEGSVG; encoded by the coding sequence ATGAGTAAATATACTGAAGACGACTTAAGAGTCGATTTAGAAAACAAAAAGTACGAATTCGGCTGGGAAACGATACTCGACTACGAAGATTTTCCTACTGGTCTGAACGAAGACATCGTCCGCGCTATTTCTGCTAAAAAAGAAGAGCCGGAATGGATGACAGAATGGCGTTTGGAATCTTTCAGAATCTGGTTGAAAATGGTTGAGCCTGAATGGGCCAACATTAAATACGAAAAACCAGATTTTCAGGCGATAAAATACTACGCAGCTCCAAAAGCAAAGCCGGAATTGGCAAGCTTAGATGAGGTTGACCCTGAATTACTGGCAACATTCGCTAAGTTAGGAATCAACATCGAAGAGCAAAAGAGACTTTCAAATGTCGCTGTAGATATCGTGATTGACTCGATTTCTGTAAAAACAACTTTTCAGGATACTTTGGCAGAAAAAGGAATTATTTTCTGTTCGATTTCTGAGGCGATCAAACATCATCCGGATTTGGTGAGAAAATATCTTGGAAAAGTAGTTCCGAGAGGCGATAACTTCTACGCAGCATTGAACTCCGCAGTATTTTCTGACGGAAGTTTCTGCTATATTCCAAAAGGGGTAAGATGTCCGATGGAATTGTCAACTTACTTCCGTATCAATCAGGCGGGAACAGGTCAGTTTGAAAGAACGCTTGTGATTGCTGATGAAGGAAGTTATGTTTCCTATCTGGAAGGATGTACCGCTCCGTCAAGAGACGAAAATCAGCTTCACGCAGCCGTTGTGGAATTGATTGCAATGGATAATGCTGAAATTAAATATTCAACAGTTCAAAACTGGTATCCGGGAAATGAAGAAGGAAAAGGTGGAGTTTTCAATTTTGTAACCAAGAGAGGACTTTGTGAGTACAAAGCAAAAATCTCATGGACTCAGGTGGAAACAGGATCTGCTGTAACATGGAAATATCCTTCATGTATTTTGAAAGGTGACGGATCGATTGGAGAATTTTACTCAATCGCTGTAACCAATAATCATCAGTATGCCGATACAGGTACAAAGATGATTCACATCGGTAAGAATACAAAATCAACGATTATATCAAAAGGAATTTCTGCAGGAAAATCTCAAAACTCATACAGAGGACAGGTAAAAGTAATGCCTTCTGCAAAAGGAGCACGAAACTTCTCGCAGTGCGATTCATTATTGATGGGTAATGAATGTGGAGCGCATACTTTCCCTTACATTGAAATTAAAGATCCAACTGCTCAATTAGAGCACGAGGCTACAACATCAAAAATTGGTGAAGACCAGATTTTCTACTGTAACCAGAGAGGTATTGATACAGAAAGAGCGATTGCTTTAATTGTAAACGGTTTCAGCAAGGAAGTTTTAAATAAATTACCAATGGAATTTGCCATTGAAGCTCAGAAATTACTTGAGATTTCTTTGGAAGGGTCTGTTGGATAG
- a CDS encoding DUF2683 family protein, which produces MEVVLKNLKKKDFEVIKSLAKALGFEIEKKEEQSPYNPEFVKKILDAQKEIEEGKGTKMTLEELDALWK; this is translated from the coding sequence ATGGAAGTTGTTCTGAAAAATTTGAAGAAAAAAGATTTTGAAGTGATCAAATCACTGGCAAAAGCATTGGGCTTTGAAATTGAAAAAAAAGAAGAACAGAGTCCGTACAATCCAGAGTTTGTAAAGAAGATTTTGGATGCTCAAAAAGAGATAGAAGAAGGGAAAGGTACGAAAATGACCCTTGAAGAACTGGATGCTTTATGGAAATAA
- a CDS encoding Txe/YoeB family addiction module toxin: MEIIFSDKAKSDLLFWQKSGNKIILIKISQLIRSIQTNPYEGIGKPEPLKYNLSGTWLRRIDKEHRIIYQITEENTIEILNILSLKGHYE; this comes from the coding sequence ATGGAAATAATATTTTCTGATAAAGCAAAAAGTGATTTGCTTTTTTGGCAGAAATCAGGAAACAAAATTATTTTGATAAAGATTTCGCAGCTTATTCGTTCCATACAAACTAATCCTTATGAAGGAATTGGAAAACCAGAACCTTTGAAATATAATTTATCTGGAACCTGGTTAAGGAGAATTGATAAAGAACACAGGATCATTTATCAGATTACTGAAGAAAATACAATTGAAATTTTAAATATTTTGTCTTTAAAAGGGCACTACGAATAA
- the sufC gene encoding Fe-S cluster assembly ATPase SufC, whose protein sequence is MLNIKNLHARIEDGAQILKGINLEIKPGEVHAIMGPNGAGKSTLSSVIAGKEDYEVTEGEILFQGENIIEDAPEERAHKGVFLSFQYPVEIPGVSVTNFIKAALNENRKANGLEDMPAKEMLAMIREKSEKLGIKKDFLSRSLNEGFSGGEKKRNEIFQMMMLNPKLAILDETDSGLDIDALRIVADGVNAFKNEGNAVLLITHYQRLLNYIQPDYVHVLANGKIIKTGDKSLALELESKGYDWLLN, encoded by the coding sequence ATGTTAAACATTAAAAACCTACACGCCAGAATTGAAGATGGCGCACAGATATTAAAAGGTATCAATCTTGAAATCAAACCAGGCGAAGTTCATGCTATTATGGGACCGAACGGTGCCGGTAAATCAACGCTTTCTTCTGTTATCGCAGGGAAAGAAGATTACGAAGTTACAGAAGGAGAAATTCTTTTTCAGGGTGAAAACATTATTGAAGATGCTCCTGAAGAGAGAGCTCACAAAGGGGTTTTCCTTTCTTTTCAGTATCCCGTGGAAATTCCGGGAGTTTCTGTGACAAATTTCATTAAAGCTGCTTTAAATGAAAACAGAAAAGCAAACGGACTGGAAGATATGCCGGCAAAGGAAATGTTGGCAATGATTCGTGAGAAATCCGAGAAGCTGGGAATTAAAAAAGACTTTCTTTCAAGATCATTAAACGAAGGTTTTTCTGGTGGTGAGAAGAAGAGAAACGAAATTTTCCAGATGATGATGCTGAATCCTAAACTGGCAATTCTTGATGAAACCGATTCTGGGTTGGATATCGACGCTTTGAGAATCGTTGCAGACGGTGTAAATGCTTTTAAAAACGAAGGAAATGCAGTTCTTCTGATTACACATTATCAGAGATTGCTCAATTATATTCAGCCTGATTATGTACACGTTTTAGCAAACGGAAAAATCATTAAGACAGGTGATAAATCTTTAGCATTGGAACTGGAAAGCAAAGGGTACGATTGGCTACTAAATTAA